In bacterium, one DNA window encodes the following:
- a CDS encoding YebC/PmpR family DNA-binding transcriptional regulator — protein MSGHSKWAGIKHRKGALDAQRGKIFSKLIREITVAARSGGGNPENNARLRMVLEKAKGENMPADNIKRAIQRGTGELPGIVVEEVTYEGYGPGGVAMLVEAMTDNKNRTTSEIRRIFSRGGGNMGESGCVSWMFHKKGCLSVDKKEIGEDELLEMIMEAGVEDMKLEDEVYEITTDPQSFEEVKNILTKNGLKLKFAEISMEPQSYIKIDANTARSVLKLIEALEEDEDVQEVYSNSDIPDEVMQELQQG, from the coding sequence ATGTCTGGACATTCAAAATGGGCTGGAATTAAACATCGTAAGGGCGCATTAGACGCTCAACGAGGTAAGATTTTCTCTAAATTAATTCGCGAAATCACCGTTGCCGCAAGAAGTGGTGGAGGTAATCCAGAAAATAATGCTCGACTTCGTATGGTTTTAGAAAAGGCAAAAGGTGAAAATATGCCTGCGGATAATATTAAACGCGCCATTCAACGAGGCACAGGTGAATTACCAGGAATAGTTGTTGAAGAGGTAACCTATGAAGGTTATGGACCCGGTGGGGTGGCAATGTTAGTCGAGGCAATGACGGATAATAAAAATAGAACTACCTCTGAAATAAGAAGAATTTTTTCACGAGGTGGCGGAAATATGGGTGAATCAGGCTGTGTCTCCTGGATGTTCCATAAAAAAGGTTGTCTATCGGTTGATAAAAAGGAGATAGGCGAAGATGAATTGTTAGAGATGATTATGGAAGCAGGGGTAGAAGATATGAAATTGGAAGATGAGGTCTATGAAATTACTACTGACCCACAAAGTTTTGAAGAAGTGAAAAACATCTTAACTAAAAATGGTCTTAAATTAAAATTCGCTGAGATTTCAATGGAACCCCAAAGCTATATTAAGATTGACGCAAATACGGCTCGAAGTGTCTTAAAACTGATTGAAGCATTAGAAGAAGACGAGGATGTTCAAGAGGTTTATTCTAATTCTGATATTCCAGATGAAGTTATGCAAGAATTACAACAAGGATAA
- the ruvC gene encoding crossover junction endodeoxyribonuclease RuvC — MIVLGIDPGLATTGYGIIKDNEKLELIHYGSIETKANQPFIIRLQMIYKEMKKLLRLYKPDVVVIEEIFFCKNVKTALQIGHVRGVIMLAAIEANSEIAEYTPLQVKQALTGFGRAQKKQIQQMVKILLNLKTIPKPDDAADALAVAICHIHSSKVSVQAVSKGKWKSREKGGKY, encoded by the coding sequence ATGATTGTATTAGGCATTGACCCGGGATTAGCCACAACAGGCTACGGAATAATTAAAGACAATGAAAAGTTAGAACTGATTCATTATGGTTCTATAGAAACGAAGGCAAATCAACCTTTCATAATACGCTTACAGATGATATACAAGGAGATGAAAAAACTCCTGCGGCTATACAAACCGGATGTAGTTGTTATTGAAGAGATATTTTTCTGCAAAAATGTAAAAACTGCTTTACAAATTGGACATGTTCGAGGTGTAATAATGTTAGCCGCGATTGAGGCGAATAGTGAAATAGCAGAATACACCCCACTTCAAGTCAAGCAAGCACTTACCGGCTTTGGCAGAGCACAGAAAAAACAAATTCAGCAGATGGTTAAAATATTATTAAACTTAAAAACTATCCCAAAACCTGACGATGCCGCAGACGCATTAGCAGTAGCAATATGCCATATTCATTCCTCAAAAGTAAGCGTTCAGGCTGTAAGTAAGGGAAAATGGAAAAGTAGGGAAAAAGGGGGAAAATATTAA